The Rhododendron vialii isolate Sample 1 chromosome 5a, ASM3025357v1 genome contains a region encoding:
- the LOC131325742 gene encoding zinc finger protein JACKDAW, translated as MQMMLSGGGDHHHVFSIPSSLKGFSQDPAHDSNPNPKTIPNNSTAAKKRRNLPGTPDPDAEVIALSPKTLMATNRFVCEICNKGFQRDQNLQLHRRGHNLPWKLKQRAKTEIPKKKVYICPETACVHHDPGRALGDLTGIKKHFSRKHGEKKWKCEKCSKKYAVQSDWKAHSKTCGTREYKCDCGTLFSRKDSFITHRAFCDALNEESARIASLPPPNLNFTNDPLNEGMTNTISQPNLPPGMAGMSQFGGGYRPNYAGMGAGGSSLMNNEQQKPRLSLWLDHQANSQLNPIDMAMNSNNLSDIFQMAQSNLFGSSTMPNFGQPNQSNWVEKNVAAPKSANLSLSGGVSKGSTTVSDQTLASMYSDTQSHRPNSPAPPMSATALLQKAAQMGSTRSNPSIMGNSFGVMNSNSANSNSTTSGFNVLVSNNEANLPMGGSSLSSLTSTTASSNLEQFMMQSGVGQGNSVVPLKLNQGSNRGENGPTRDFLGVGGEGGRRFLPQELAKFASMGAAAMGLGHFTSNH; from the exons ATGCAGATGATGTTGTCCGGTGGTGGAGATCATCATCATGTCTTCTCAATTCCCTCTTCCCTCAAAGGGTTCTCTCAAGACCCAGCTCACgattcaaaccctaaccctaaaaccatCCCCAATAATAGTACCGCCGCCAAGAAGAGGAGAAATCTTCCGGGAACTCCAG ATCCAGACGCAGAGGTGATCGCTCTATCGCCAAAGACGCTGATGGCCACGAACCGCTTCGTGTGCGAGATCTGCAACAAAGGGTTCCAGAGGGACCAGAACCTGCAGCTCCACCGGCGCGGCCACAACCTGCCGTGGAAGCTGAAGCAGAGGGCGAAGACGGAGATCCCGAAAAAGAAGGTGTACATATGTCCCGAGACGGCCTGTGTGCACCACGACCCCGGCCGGGCCTTGGGCGACCTGACAGGGATCAAGAAGCACTTCAGCAGGAAGCACGGCGAGAAGAAGTGGAAGTGCGAGAAGTGCTCGAAGAAGTACGCCGTGCAGTCGGACTGGAAGGCGCATTCGAAGACGTGCGGGACGAGGGAGTACAAGTGCGACTGTGGCACGCTGTTTTCCAG GAAAGATAGCTTCATCACCCACAGAGCATTCTGTGATGCCTTGAATGAAGAAAGTGCGAGAATCGCTTCACTTCCTCCTCCCAATCTCAACTTCACAAATGATCCTTTGAATGAGGGAATGACCAACACCATTTCCCAGCCAAACTTACCACCCGGGATGGCCGGAATGTCCCAATTCGGTGGAGGTTACCGGCCAAACTATGCCGGAATGGGGGCCGGAGGAAGTTCCCTAATGAATAATGAGCAGCAGAAGCCCAGGTTGTCACTTTGGTTGGATCACCAAGCGAATTCTCAGCTCAATCCCATTGACATGGCAATGAATTCCAATAACCTGTCTGATATTTTCCAAATGGCACAATCCAACCTGTTTGGATCCTCAACGATGCCGAATTTCGGCCAACCCAATCAGTCAAATTGGGTTGAGAAAAACGTTGCAGCCCCGAAATCGGCGAATCTTTCACTTTCTGGAGGGGTGAGCAAGGGGTCGACTACCGTATCCGATCAGACACTGGCTTCCATGTACTCTGACACCCAAAGCCACCGACCCAATTCGCCTGCGCCACCAATGTCTGCCACCGCACTGCTGCAGAAGGCGGCGCAGATGGGGTCCACTAGAAGCAACCCATCAATCATGGGCAACAGTTTTGGAGTAATGAACTCGAATTCTGCGAATTCAAACAGTACAACATCTGGCTTCAATGTTTTGGTGTCCAACAATGAGGCCAATTTACCAATGGGGGGTTCCAGTTTGAGCTCATTAACTAGTACTACTGCATCAAGCAATTTGGAGCAGTTTATGATGCAGAGTGGCGTGGGTCAAGGCAATTCAGTGGTTCCTTTGAAGTTGAATCAGGGTTCGAACCGGGGCGAAAACGGCCCGACCAGAGACTTTTTGGGCGTGGGTGGTGAAGGTGGTCGTCGATTCTTGCCACAAGAGCTAGCCAAGTTTGCTTCAATGGGCGCGGCGGCCATGGGTTTGGGCCATTTCACTAGCAACCATTGA
- the LOC131327863 gene encoding NAC domain-containing protein 2-like codes for MVAFLSMSIEPPQTYITKLLVTFSFLLFKGKALFGEEEWYFFTPRDRKYPNGVRANRMAGSGYWKATGTDKPIVSSRDATILGVEKGLVFYIGRPPRGIKTDWSMQEYRMPQATMLNSRQKGLMRLDDWVLCRVWQKSNKPRISGDAQYGSNNDPFGNSQKEYKPCSTNEKVKLEMISDFLDRDCVVLPLIFASQDLPSLDTVSNLSFEASKTSTTGCETYSEPNYSHYSVVPCESMTDGQKRKAAEGDQYESFIQPNKKLTNRDDQFSDVTTELNLCSRNRSEGNNLNASQWSSVIQYQELLGLHRR; via the exons ATGGTTGCTTTCCTTTCCATGTCAATAGAGCCTCCACAG ACATACATTACCAAGCTATTAGtaactttttctttccttctattCAAAGGGAAAGCTTTGTTTGGTGAGGAGGAATGGTATTTCTTTACCCCAAGGGATAGAAAGTACCCTAATGGAGTGAGAGCTAATAGGATGGCTGGTTCAGGTTATTGGAAGGCCACAGGAACAGATAAGCCTATTGTCAGTTCACGGGATGCAACGATTCTTGGGGTCGAAAAGGGTTTGGTGTTCTATATAGGACGCCCTCCAAGAGGAATTAAGACGGATTGGAGCATGCAAGAGTACAGAATGCCCCAAGCCACGATGTTGAATTCCAGGCAGAAAGGGCTCATGAGG TTAGATGATTGGGTACTATGCCGAGTTTGGCAGAAAAGCAACAAACCAAGGATCAGTGGGGATGCTCAATATGGTTCAAATAATGACCCATTTGGCAACTCTCAGAAGGAATACAAGCCGTGCTCAACAAATGAAAAGGTTAAACTAGAGATGATCAGCGATTTTCTTGACAGAGATTGTGTTGTACTACCACTCATCTTTGCATCTCAAGATCTACCTTCCTTGGACACGGTTTCTAACCTAAGCTTTGAAGCAAGCAAAACTTCTACTACTGGCTGTGAGACCTATTCTGAACCGAACTATTCGCACTACTCGGTCGTGCCTTGTGAAAGCATGACTGATGGACAGAAGAGAAAGGCTGCTGAAGGGGATCAGTACGAGAGTTTCATCCAACCTAATAAGAAGCTGACAAACAGAGATGATCAATTCAGTGATGTAACCACGGAACTGAATCTCTGTAGTAGAAATAGGTCTGAAGGTAACAACCTCAATGCCAGTCAATGGAGTTCTGTGATCCAATATCAGGAGCTACTTGGTCTTCACAGAAGGTGA